The window GGTCTTGGAGCGGGACTGCGTCGGTGGGAACTCGGAGGGCGAGCAGCTGGGCGACGGCAGGGCGAGCTGCATCACCAGGAGGAGCTCGGGGCGTCATGTGCAGCAAGGGTGGCGAGCTCGGGGCTGCTTTCCGCGTGCTTCTGGTGTACGGACACGACGTCCCTGGGAAGACGCACGCGGGACGAGGctgcggcgaggcggggcggccgaGCTTGGGGCAGGATTGTGGCGAGGCGAGGAGGGGCGGCGGAGCTCAGGGAGGGACTGCATCGAGGCGGGGCGGGGTTCATCTGTTTGGGGTCCGGGCGCGAGTGCGCGTTGGGCACAGATGCTCCCAGCGTCTGTCCGCCCCAATCGCACCCTAAACGGACAAAAACGGACATCCGTTTAGGGTCTAGCGTTGGAGTGGCCCTTACCCCAGATATGTATTTATGACACTAATTATCCCGTCGAGTGGAAATTCGTCTAGAATACCCCTTTTAGAAGCTTTGGACCCTCGTTTCTGATGAGTTTCCATTAGGCAAGGCAAGAGGTGACGCTTGGGGTCCAAAAAATATATGGGCGACGAGGAGGACTGAAACAAATGGACAAGAAAACTCTGGGCAAGATCGTCAACGATGCCCTTCGATCTTTACACATTTTCGTACAAATCATTTACTCAACGCGCCGATCCTATCTAGCTAATATAAACAAGAAAACTGTAAAACTAGGCAAAACCGTGTTAAAAAAGACTATAATCTGATATTCAATAGAAATTCCACTAAATGGGGCAATGTGTGTCACAAACATACAACTACAGGTTAAAAAATGGAATTCACTAAAAAACAACTTCAGTGCTACAGCATGAGTACTGCCTGTCTTCTGAATTTTACCATGCACATGCTCATTCTTTTCTAAATTTCAGGGCAAAATCGATTTCTTGTGATATAAATATAAATCGAGTTCTGCTATGCATGGAAATGTGGATGAAGCTAGACCGTTAAACTGTGTTCAAAATAAACGTACGCACAAATAACGCACATAACTGTCTTTTTCATTTCCTTCGATCAGAGCACACACTATCATGGGGGATTTGATAATTTGCCAAAACTTACTTTGCTCTTTGACATTTTGCCACTAGTTACATTGTATTTGATAATTTGCCACAACTTAGTTGTGACTTTGATTTTTTGCCCTCTGTCAGGTGGGCCCCACATAAAATTACCAGAATACCCCTGCCCCACAGATTGACCATGAACGGGACTACGGGGAGGCTCATCCCCTTCCTCTCGCACGCGGGTCGCTTGTTCTCATCGGACAGGAGATGCGACTGCTACTGGTCAACCTCGACGGCGGCAGCGGCTGCATCCCGACGAGAAAGGTGAGTACTGTCTCTCCTGCCTCCCTTCCCTCAGCCACCTAGGGTTAGGGTTACCAGCACGCGGAGCGGCGGCAACTCGCGCTCTGCTATGCCTCCGCGTGCTGTACGCTTCGGCCCATGCTGGTGCGTGCTGCTGTCGTCGCTCCTGGTCCGTGCTGCTACCGCCGCTCCTGGTCCGTGCTGCTCGCGCGCGTTGTCGCCACCGCCtgtgcgccgccgccgctgctggtgCGTGCTGCTGCTTgtgcgccatcgccgccgccgccgctggtgcgtgCTACTGCTgctaggggtgggggtgggggcagCAAGACATCAGCTTGGAAAATCTGGACTAATATTTGCAGCTAACAGAACGAGGCTCACCTGTTTCAGTCAAACAGGTATGAGGGTATAATTGTCCTCTGATTTGTGCTTGTATTTCATCCATCATTTCCAAAGATTGTTTTTGTGTTATAAAGTGGCAAAAGATCAAAGTTCAAACTAAGTTGTGGCAAAAGTTCAATTACAAAATAAGTAGTGGCAAATTGCCAAAGTCCAAAGTAAGGCCTAGTTTGGCAACAACGTTTTCTCAAAACCATGGTATTCCAAAacctaagtactccctccatttttgtatacaaggccacaaactcatattacaggtaccaaggcaatGTTGGAAGGTAGCTTGTCTCCTTGTTTGCCGagtaaattaatgtgtattcttctctttcatgcacatcaagccaatgctctCACTCCCGCATGCATGAAAGgggtaattaatgtcctcctttactagtactacgaggcaaacaccattaatattgcatcgattagtgttagtggccttgtatatctgcaaattgttattttgatagtggccttatatgtaaaaatggagggagtattacaaTACATGGGCAATAAATAAATACTTCAGTTTCTAAAAAGCATAGTTTTTCTCTGTTTTGATAAAACCGCCGAGGTGTTTGGCAAGTGGTAGTTTTTCTCAGTTTTTTTTGGTTTGCATCGGCTGTTATGTTGCTGCATGCATATTCAGCTACACTCAGGGATCAGTTTGTACTAATAGCCATCATATGCTTTCAGCCTTGCACGAGCATGTTCTCCTAGATGCTAAAATCTGTAGTAGAGTTATCTCTTGTAACCAATTAAAGACCGAGGTAGTTAACACATGCACTGAAGATCGACGTTTTCAGCTAGCTATCGACTTATGCATCACATGCGTTGATGGCCAGAAGTTGGACACAAGAGAGACCAAGCAGCCAACGCTTTCTCGGTTTTAAAAAAAGAGGTCAGGGCCTCTTTTTtacatacaacaaaaataccacagTTTTAGAGATACCACGGTTTGTTGAACTGCAGTATTTTTTTCATCCAAACGACTCAAAGTATTGAGTACCAAAGTTTCTTTAGAAACCACAATATTTCTATAAAACCATAAAAATACTTTGGCTTCCAAACGCACCCTAAGTTGTGGCAAAAAATCAAATAGCCCCGCTATCATGGCTCGTGCCTCTGATACGGATCATCTTATTGGGAGCCGTCTGATACGGATCCAACGTCTCCGATCGCTGCAGTTGCCCATCGCTGGCAGTATAGCAGGCCTTGCATTTGCACTTCGCAATTAAGCCGAACACATCGCAGCGAATCGCGGCGGCGGCATCCCCCATTGCCATCCGTGGCCTCATCTCTGACCTCTCGCCGCCCCCGGCGTCGCCGACGCGATGCCTCCGCTCCCGAGGCTCCTCCACCGCCACCTCTCCGTCCCGTTCGCGCGCCGCCTCACCCCTTGCCATCCGTGTCCGCCCGCGGCCGACGTCTTCCTCCGTCGCGGGCTCGCATCTTCCTCCGCCGCTGCGGCAGCGGGCCGGGAGAAGAGCTCTAGGAAGACCCTGGGTTACCTTGTCGGCGTGGCAGTCGCCATGGTCGGCGCCTCCTACGCGGCCGTCCCGCTCTACCGCCGGTTCTGCCAGGCCACCGGGTACGGCGGCACCGTCCAGCGCCGCGAGGTCTGCCCCCTCCCCCGCCCCCTACTACCCCCCGTTCGATTTACTTATGCAAGTGCGGTATTTGGTGTTCTCGGAACGGCGCATTTCCGAGGATCACCATTATTAGGTCGTGCTTGATTTGGTCGATACTAACAGCGCCGATCCATGATTGAGTAGGGTTCAGATTTAAAATCTGCTTCCCGTTCATGTTATGTGCGGGAATTGCTATGATTCCTGGGTTATGCGGAGTTCATAATTTGCGATCCTCTTTCTTAAGGTTAAAATGGGGATGTGTAGACTAAGGAGTAGTTCTCTAATTAGAAGATTATATAGTATGGGGAAATGCGGCCTCTTCTGGGTCTGTATGTTCTATCACTTGGCCATCTATAATTGTGTGCTTGAAATTTGTGCATGTTCTGTTGGAATGCCATCAAGCTATTTCTGGTTCATCAAGACAAAGATTTGCATGCAAGATGTTGATCTAATTTTGAAAAAAATGACAAAAAAGGTAACTGCCAGGCTTAGCCTAAAGTTTGGTATGGAGACAGCTCTTATTGGTGCTGGTAAATAGATAAATAGTCGAAAGGGGCGTTAAGTGTGAACATCCAGTGTGCTTGTACTTGGGGTGTCGTGTTCCTGGTGTATAACAATGTTTGATCCTCTGCAGAGTGTAGAAGAGAAGATCTCCCGACATGCTCGAGTCGGAACGGCACCATCAAGGTGACCCTTGTTAAACATTGGGTACCAAGTTTCTGGGTACTTCCATTTCCGTTTAGATCTTTTTGAACCCTACACCAAACATCTGAACTATCATTCCCTTAGCAGTTTCCTCTGGATATATTATTTTGCATAGTTTATTTTATTGTACCTTGAATGTAATTATTCATTGACGCACGAAGCTTTTGTGTGTTTTAGAGAAAGAAACTGTTGATCAGAAGGTTCCGTTAAAGGACTTCACCGTGAATTTACTGAGGTCATGAAGTCCAGTCTGCTCCATTGTGCTTGCTGACTTCTCTAGAATAACTTGCTGTCTCATTTTGGCCGTTCATATCTTATGACTAGCACTTCTAGTGTGACTTGCAACTTGGCTGTAGTCAGTTTTGCGAACATTGTGTAGTCCATGTGTTGTTGGCTAGCTGGTGGTTGCATGAAGTAGATTCCTTTTACTTGTCCCCAGCATGGTCCTTCTGATTATCTTTCAGCAATACTAAGCTGATATGACACTTGATTTGGTGGAAGATATCTGGAATACATTATCTTGAAGGTTTAGTTGGTACAGTGTTGACCACCATCGCTTGTCTGCAGTATTAACCATAAGCTAACTGTTATAGAACTTGACAAAGGCGTTAAGGTGCTGACATAAATCCCCTTTTAACGCTTTATTTTAACTATCTGTACATCCTTCAAAGTTCAAACAAGAAAAAACTAACTGCTCACAGTTTCCTGGTATTCACATAAGTGACATAGCATCTCATCTTGTTCCTTAGATTAAGGCATTCATTTTGTTTGCAGAGAGATAGTTATCCAATTTAATGCTGATGTTGCTGATGGAATGCCATGGAAGTTTATTCCTACGCAGAGAGAGGTATCATCAGAACTTTAGTGCCAATGAAAAAGCATTTTTGTTTGTGCGTGTATTTATTCTTGATCTATTCCAATTATAGGTGAAGGTTAAACCTGGTGAAAGTGCTCTTGCATTTTATACTGCTGAAAATAGCAGTTCAGCTCCAATTACTGGTGTGTCCACGTATAATGTTGCTCCGATGAAGGTATAAAAGCTGTAATCTTGCATATTCATTTATTATTATGACACAATTTCATATCCCTGCTGTTTCCTCTTGGAACCTAATGGCACGTTGCAGTATAGCTGTATCCGTTTATCTTGTTTTATTATTTTGTCAGAAATTTTGTGGGATGTATGTGTAATACATTGTTCTCATTGCTGCATAGTGTTCCTGAGAGCATCTCTAACGGATGCTCTAAACTTAATCCCTCAAACCTTCTCCCTTTCCCCAAAAGTCATTTTTTAGGGATTAATGTTTTCTTCAGCTAGCAGATCCCCTAAAACTTAATCCTCTGTACTAAATATTTGGTCATGCATTTTATCAAACACCTATAACACACGCACGGAGCCCACAATCATCACGATCGTACGGATACGCAAGCAGTCCGCACACCCACAAGCAGCACATGTAGCGCGGAGAAGGTTGCTgcaccggcgccggcgccgacgGTGTGGTTCGCGCTGAAGAAGTCGCTGCAGTGCCGGTTCCACCCGTCGGAGGTGCACGTGCCCAAGCCCAAGGCCAGCAGCTCCAGCGCCGGTGCGGTCTGAATGCTTGCGCTCGACAGCCAACCTGTGCGACGTCATCCACGGGAACAAGTGCCACCCTGGCCAGCCGCCCAGCTGCACCCCGAGGTCTATCGGCATCAGCGAGTTCCTCAACCCCATCGCCCATGAGGTGGTGCTCAGCACCAAGTCCCGCTGCGAGCTCAAGATCACGGGCTTCATGGCTGAGGCGGAGGGCGATGGCCGCGGCGTGTCTTCGTTTGTGGGCAGGCTCTGCCCTGGCACGCCGCGGCCCGGCTGGAGCCACGGGTGGCAGCACAGCAGCTCGTGTAAAGCGGGCAGCATGCAGTCGAGCCTAACTGCATGATCTTGCTGCAACAGAATTTCGCCTAACCGCATCATCTCGGTCGCTGGAGATGGGGCCGGTGGCGGGAGCAGCCGCCTGGGAGAACACCTACGGGAAGTGGCTGTGTCGGGCAGGGGTGTGGAGAAGGAGGAAAAGAACGAACCGGGATGAGCGGGGTGACGCCGACCATGGAAGCGGCTGAAGTGGCTGCTGCCCGATTTTGTAAAATTCCTCGTTGCTGCTGAGATTCGCCGGATTGCAGGCGCGGTGGGGCGGGGTGGGGGAGGGGGTTCCATTTTCGCGGTCACCGGGTCGGCAGCGGCAACAGCGGAGGGGGCCGACCGTCTCCCTATTTTTACTGAGAATGGCTGCTGCTGGACTAAATTTGAGATGGATNNNNNNNNNNNNNNNNNNNNNNNNNNNNNNNNNNNNNNNNNNNNNNNNNNNNNNNNNNNNNNNNNNNNNNNNNNNNNNNNNNNNNNNNNNNNNNNNNNNNNNNNNNNNNNNNNNNNNNNNNNNNNNNNNNNNNNNNNNNNNNNNNNNNNNNNNNNNNNNNNNNNNNNNNNNNNNNNNNNNNNNNNNNNNNNNNNNNNNNNNNNNNNNNNNNNNNNNNNNNNNNNNNNNNNNNNNNNNNNNNNNNNNNNNNNNNNNNNNNNNNNNNNNATTAAACTTTTTGAGGAATCTGCTAGCTGATGCTTAATTCCTCTAAACAAAAAAATTCTCCTCAAATATGACTTTGAGGCATCTGCTAGAGATGTACGACAATATGTTCAACCAATAAAGCATAGTTCCTTCTGGTAATATTTCCTATGTTATGATGGCCAAGAAATGTCAGATGCAATATTTTCCTTTTGTCTTAAGAGCATCTTAGAACATCAGACAAATCTCTGTCGATTTTTGTGGTTCGGACTTTATAGAGTAATAAAGGAATTTGCTAGCTGATGCTTAATTCCCCTAAACAAAAAAATTCTCCTCAAATATGACTTTGAGGCATCTGCTAGAGATGTACGCAATATGTTCAACCAATAAAGCATAGTTCCTTCTGGTAATATTTCCTATGTTATGATGGCCAAGAAATGTCAGATGCAATATTTTCCTTTTGTCTTAAGAGCATCTTAGAACATCAGACAAGTCTCTGTCGATTTTTGTGGTTCGGACTTTATAGAGTAATAAAGGACCTTCAAAATACATAAGAGCACGAGACATTGTAGTTAAGCCTTGAAAATGCATGTATCATACTGGTTTGTTACTATTTGCAGATGTAAGTTTCGATAGATATATCCTTTACTCTTTGAAGATTATACTCGACCTGTTACAAAAGCCCTACCCTGGAAACAAGACTAggtacatgtatttttgtgatgtcaaATAAGCTGCAATTGTTATGAATCAA is drawn from Triticum dicoccoides isolate Atlit2015 ecotype Zavitan chromosome 4A, WEW_v2.0, whole genome shotgun sequence and contains these coding sequences:
- the LOC119286867 gene encoding cytochrome c oxidase assembly protein COX11, mitochondrial-like, with amino-acid sequence MPPLPRLLHRHLSVPFARRLTPCHPCPPAADVFLRRGLASSSAAAAAGREKSSRKTLGYLVGVAVAMVGASYAAVPLYRRFCQATGYGGTVQRRESVEEKISRHARVGTAPSREIVIQFNADVADGMPWKFIPTQREVKVKPGESALAFYTAENSSSAPITGVSTYNVAPMKAAIYFNKIQCFCFEEQTLLPGEQIDMPVFFYIDPEFETDPKMDGVNNIVLSYTFFKVKE